The following is a genomic window from Episyrphus balteatus chromosome 1, idEpiBalt1.1, whole genome shotgun sequence.
cgttgattttaaatgtttaactgtccaaattaagtaaattttttataaaattgcgcGGCTGTACACCTTGTCGCGGTGCAAAAGTTTAGTAGATGTCAATGAATCTTCGGACTAAACATTATCTATGAAGAGATACGAAGCTAAGACGCAGCCATCCCCTCCCCTCCCTCCCTCCTTCCCTCCCCCTTCCTCTTTTCCCTACTCAACTCACCTTCCCTTACCctcctctaaaaaaaatttcaattcaagatAGTTGGAATACGTGCCGAGGACTGAATGGTGCAGGGAACAAAACATATGTATGGCGAACGCACTGTCCCTGTGCGATATCGGGCGACCTCGCATAGAGTTACCTCGATAGAGTTAATCGAACCACCCCCATATACAGGAACCGTGCCCGTTTCCAATGCAAAGGGCAATCTAGATGCTCAGGAACCACAAGGTCCAAGCTCTATGATTGAGGGAAACGACCACGTCAACAAACCTCAGCAGAAAGATTATTTCACTGGGGCTCAGAGGCGACGTATAGCTGCGCAGATCAGAGACGGAATTGAGCCCGAAGAAGCAAGGCGCAGGGAAAAAGCTAGATACACTAAAGTACTAGAAGATACGAAGGCGGGCATATCAGTGTAGGCAACAAACAAGCGCAAAAGGGAACGTTCAGCTTACAACTCCCCTGCAGGAGCAGCCTCGAAGAAGCATCGTGCTAACGGGAAGATCAGATTCAGCCCAAGCACTAGCAATGAAAAACCCATAAGTGTCGCCAAAATTGGTTCCAACTTTGGAAAAGATAATGATCAACCACGACCAAGCACATCAGGGGGCTCCTATCGGGATGCCACAGCCCAATGTAAGGTCGCGATTATGCATCTGCTCCATCCATTGCAAACACTTATTGAGTGTGAAACCAAACTTGTCAGAAAGAGAGTTCTGGAAGAGATggacaaaacataaaaactgtCCAGAAATTAAGTTTGTGGCCGTCTCGGACAGAGACAAATGCTTTCATTTACTGCCACGACACAGATACCAAGAAATGGCTCATGTCTAAAGCAGAGAAAATAAAGCCATGGAAGGACGCAAAACTCCGTCTGGTTCAGGGTAACGATATACTCAAGCAACACGTTTGCGTCACATTTGTCCCGGAAGACGAAAACCTCACCAAGGACATATTTATAAATCGGCTTGGTAACGAAACACTGATTTAAACACCAAAGGCTGGAGAGTACCAGGATCGTCAACTTTCTCCGTCGATGAGAAATCCAAGGAATACATTCTGAAGTCCAAGTGCAAACTGTTCTTGAACTTCTCTTAAATCCAAATTAGGATAAAGGGAAGTTCATGGCAGAAAAACACTGGCACACTAGAGAACAACAAGGGCGATAGCTCTAAGGGCCTTGTAACACCACAGGAAGCCAACAAAGATGCTCCTGTAATCAGTGGGTCAACGGTAAAGGTTTCCAACCCCAGGAAATCTAAGACGTCTGAAACTTATCTCAGACCGATTAGACCCCTAGGGATAACTCTACCATTGCACCTTAAACTGATGTTGGCGCTCCTGCTAGTAAACCCGATCAATATAATCATGGGATTGAGGTATAtccaaaaaaaatctgcaacaCGCGAAGGCTGCCTCGGCATCGGCAGTACTAAGCCAAAGATTTAATAAGGAACACCTCGATATAACCTTTACCCAGGAGCCTTACATACTGAAAGACCAGATAAAAGGCCTATCAGGTGAGCTAATTTATGATTCTTATAGTGAAGGTAGAAATAGAGCTTGCATAATGATAAATAAATCTATAACAACCATTCCTATTCCACAGCACACCAACAAGGATATGGTAACAGCTATCATCCTGCACACCTCACAGGGCAGGCCAGAAGCTGTCAGAAGCTGTCATATGCTCAGCCTACCTAGCAGGAGATTCTGCCGACCTCAGCTTTAAACCACTGCAGGATCTAATCGACTACTGCGGCAGAACAGGCCGGTAAATCATCGTTAGTTGTGATGCGAATGCCGACCACACCGTGTGGGGTAGCTCCAACATAAACAAAAGTGATGAGTACCTTTTAGaactcatttttaaaaattatcttgaAATTTTAAAGCATGGGAGTAGtagtaggatttttttgaaatattaatttttaaagaaatggcattagtttgaaaaaaattatttcattccaaaaaacaaaattcgttgaaaaaagaccataaaatcgttaaatttcaatatttcaaaaaaatattaatttttaaagaaatggcattagtttgaaaaaaattatttcattccaaaaaacaaaattcgttgaaaaaagaccataaaatcgttaaatttcaatatttcaaaaaaatacgtacttcactagagaatagtatttttaagctccacacaaaatttcagcccaatcggttaaaaactgtaggagttagttggtcgcccgatgggagcacaggattttactatcatcctggactaaaccgccatttaaaaaatttcacatcattaaaaaattttacattagcctattctgttacctattaatatacttaattaaactaaacaaacaccaaaagaaaataatatttcttctttgttttatacgctaatgaaaatgacgctcgatttcgtggtttacaaggtgataTTACCCCTTAACGTACAGAGAACCGAGAGCGACGAACTGGGACGACTCTCTCGCAAACGATCAGAAACTGTCCAAACAGCATCAGAGACATTGACAGCCTCGATATAAGCTGCGAACAGCGTATACAAGGGGGAAGGgaggtcacggggtcatgaccccccccccccccccccaagaactcagaacttaaaaaagaaattgttgtgtgatactgaaatctcttgattaagatgattttcaaaatgttgaagttttagaacatgaacgaaaattaaaagttaaacaaGCCTATTTTTAAGATACGAGGATatccaatttaaaaaactattattaaatCCAAGATTGCTTACTTTTAAGAACataaacgaaaattaaaagttaaacaaGCCTATTTTTTAGATACGAGGatatccaatttaaaaaaactattattaaatCCAAGATTGCTTACTTTTAAGATTAATGTTTTATGACACAGTTTGTCAAAGGCTTTACTAAAGTCAGTGAATACCAGTGGCGAAGGGTTCATATAACTCGATTATTTCCGTCTTACcttttgaaattctcaaactcaacAACATTAACTTCTGGCAACATGAATATAATTTCAATCAACATCTGCACACGCTgtcaacattatttcaaatactctTCTTTCAGTTCTACTCTACACACCTATCTGCTTTTCAACTCATTccataaacaaacacaaaactagaGCAAAAAAAAGGTAACCCGAAAAATGCCGTCTTATAAACAatagaacaaatttgtttttttttcctcttttttcatttacttattACTGCCCTTGTGACCTCTCTGTTTAATACACGCTTTCTTATGGAAGAAAATAAGACGATATTCTTCGTCTTagtttttggtgaatttttatgTATCTCTCATAATTTTCGCTCTGGGTTAATGAATGCTCAGTGCGCATGTCAGTGTCTGCTTGAGTTTCATTTTTCAtaggaagaaaaaaaggtaGAATAAGACGGTTTCCTCCGACTTATTTGGGGAATTTGTGTGTATCTTGCAATCGCTGAGCTGATGAGCCAAATTATGTTGCGCAGGTTGTGGGTGAGGtaagttttatttgaagaaaatcagttaGGAACATATAAAAGGTATAGAACAAGAAAATAACACGCTCCTTTTCGACTTATTATCTGAATTTTTATGTATCTCTCCACTGGGCTGCTGTGTCAAAGGTTTCCACTATGATAAGAAATATGCGTGGATGTTATATTTAATGTCATAAGGCATTTTTGTTGGCAGAAAGTGcataaaataaatgcaatttccATAAAGTGGCACAACTGCCCCAATTGAATTCAGCAAGTCCCAAGCAGAACgcagtgaaattttgaaaataataaaaatttagatgatgcaaaaattgtgaaaagttTTTAGATAGTAAGAATTGTTGTTTTGATTATGAATTTAATATGATTGTTCGACTAACAAAAAAGTCGAGAGCAAGAACTTTGCTTTGCTAACCtctaagattttgaaatataaatttttatttgcaataatctttgaaaagatataaatatattttatacaataaaatacgagtatgactttttgacattcaagaattagttttctaaaaaagtaccgaaaaataacgttttctaccagttaatattcaagtacatatttcaaaaacgtgacggtccaatgcaattttcacttcgggaaaatcctttagaaaagtatggtttttttcaagctctattttgtaactttataggtaggggaaaggtgcgaacagtgagacagtgcaaacagtgagacaatccatttttctcttttctgaaaataagcacaggaacgctagtttgggtcaaagCGTTTATTTCCCCATCTGCGTCTTTTGATTTTGTCCCGAAtaaattaaagctgtccattttcctacaccgtaaaatatcacacaaaatcaggagaaagtagtttttggagtgttataaaaagagtgtataacacaaaaaaatctggttagtggacagaactttttttagggaaacctacactatctccaaaaaaaataatctcaatcggataaaatctccagaaaatttttgaccccaTGGACAAAATCTGCATGGGGAAAGGGatccaatggacaaaatctccaataaataattttttctcccattttctccaagtccccaaaaatctccaaatagcaaaaacaaaaacgtaatagaatgataaaaaaaaacactgtaagGCAAAGTAAAATCAGGTCTAaacacgacaattttaaaatcataaaggttcatcttttaaaacgaaacacaaaaaataaattatgtaaacAACCGTCACTTCAACCTTCGTTGTTAGAACTACCATTCGTGTGCCTTAACAATGATTCTAAAATACTGGAAGGATACAGCAAGTTGAACTAAGCATAATCTTTTGAGGCAAGTTATCACAGCTTACAATTAAATATGAGTAAAAATAGGTCTTTCCAAAAtgaagatgcgcaagttgtgtatcaagcaatcaaatcgcgcgcgcgatttgattgcttgatacacaacttgcgcttctgaaattttgggattttcgctcggagatttttttttttggagattttttcctggagattttgtctatacccaggtctgtcttggggattttggctttggggattttctctttgggattatcggttttggtcattcatcaccaacccctttttttacatatgtattatatttatatgttctttcataaaaaaatatcatgtaattagaattcctcctcgttttttgtaattttatattttttcgaaaaatgacaaaaagtaaacagtgagacattatgtaaaagcaaacagtgagacatagatttttaaaaaagcaaacagtgagacatatagatttaaaaaaaatctattattttagcatgacttcaatatgatttcgaagtgttttttctttcgttttttttgggctttttgttatttttatttgaaaaaatgggttaaagtaacataaattaattaattatatacttgtcaattacctaattatttgacttttttgtaaatttttttttcatctaagaatgtctcactgatcgcaccccttgcaaacagtgagacgttttgactttttctacattttagtccaatgtgatgctctcattcattctttaactacaagtttttttgcaacattaagataaaatgtgtcttaaactgtcttcaaagttttgttaagctatcttgaaaacattctaagatataccaatttaaaaaaagggtgtctcactgtccgcacctctcccctattattttttcttagaggattcaaataattttaatcagtTTAGTTTTATGAAGATAACAAAATTGTAGTTAAAGGACGCTCTTACTTAAAGTTTTGTATACACCTAGATAATTGTTGCTTCTGTCGGCGGCGTCGAGAGATCTTTATAATTCTAAGGCGATTTCATGCATAGAAGATCTAGCATTGATCTAGCACTTATATTTATAggtagaaaaaaacttcttctaaattCTAATTACTAAAAGTAGACTtgacttttaagaaaaagttcttgcagagttttatgaaagaaaaacgtagaactttgcacactttttaatggaaactttattaaaaaaaaatatatatacatatatcttaTGTTTTTGACAATTGGTTTGAATTGCTTAATTTCATGGCTTGAAACGCaggaatatattaaaaatttggaattgaatTTCTTGGTCACTAATTTTTATTCGACTTACCATTTGAAATCATTCACGCCTCGCCACTGCTGGGCTATTGATGACTTGAAAGCCTTACTGGCTAACTAAGTACTTGTTAAATCCGATACCGATTTAAAATTTACTATGAAAGTCGAATACGTCTACACTCTTTCTCAGTACACGATCGACTGCCTCTCGTCGGCCTACTTGTGTGAAGCaatccagttgtgaaaaaaaaaaaatatctataggTACCTGCTTGCATcacaaaacgatttttttttttttttcatttgcttcTATTTAACTTACATCTCGGTCCTTCGCATttaagaaatgtattaaaaatcattgtatatatatttccatagtactatcatgaagtgaaacGATCTCAGAAACTCTGGCGGTaacttaaaaaagcagaatttgtatgaaaaaatacactgagcgccaccgcaaaatagtggtgacttgaactaacactaaattcgacttcatgatagtactatagaaatatatatacaatgttaaaaataaccCTCTCCTTCCCACTCatgataagattttttttttaatgttgcgaaggatttctgctttattatgatataatatttttggttgcaatcattattttttatgcatttatgcaaatgcattttttaatagaaatttttgcagCCCTGATCCACACCaaataaatctttttcaatatcaatagataCATTACCTACCTcactaaagaaaataacaaaaaaccaagaatgatcatttttatcaccaccctacctacctaccacttgtttgaatttctttttccaactaaaataaaatgaactaaatttttcaaggacgattgctgtcgcaaaggaaaaaaaacctacctacatattacaTGTGTAACAGGTACACTGTACCTACACCCAgcgatgccaactgaggcataattatgccttttaggcataattttattagctaaggcattgaggcttattttttgccaaaaaggcataatttttttcattctactcttgatttatatttttaaagtttcttatatttttttaaatattttgataaaaagactaaaaacttatattttctatatctattaaataaaggttgttcgaaattttatctacagaatttgtttttaccatttaactcttgctagtgtttaattttttttttcacactaaTCACTTTTACTAGAAAAGAATCTAAATTTGTTGCTGTAAAAAAGTCTAAAACgcttgcaaataggctaatatttttggttggtgaaaaaaattggcTTCGTATTTCTTCCAATAGTTGCCTTAGCCacgatttttcaatcgtcagttgcCTTAGCcacgactatcagaagaattaaatataaaaaaatttattcctaggaataatctctatctgaggtttatctgacagttcatatttcatttaaaataattttttgtaaagtgcAACAATAATCTTTTTGTTATTAATCATGttcatatttcattttaaattccattttttctaaAGTGCACCATAatcttttttgttattaatttatgTAAGCGTGTGAACAGCTAAAATCTTTGTGTTTCACGGATCTTATTTccgattttgtatattttcgttTTTACCTGTTCCCACGCTTGAATATTATTGCATAGTTgcacttttaatttaataattaattttcatttgcacttttttcaacctatcatatttttcttgtcttaaataaaattcagtttGCTGTAAACCTTTGAGAATTAAACATAGtgatttttgtattctgttTTGAGAATTAAACATTGGCGACCGTGACAGGACACTACTAAAGAAAAGTTTTTAGTGGTCTGTatagtgatttaaaaaatagtgatttataaaatagttattgcaagtaaaaagtggttaaagaaaaatactaaaaatggCTTCCAAGAATAATGACCTAAGTATTGAAAGCATCGCGGCTGCACAACAACAGATAGGTGATTCTATCTGTACAGTTGTGCGCAATTACAATAAAGATGGTCCCACAAGGAAAACCCTCGACTACCTCATCAAGAAAAGGGATCAGTTAGAGGATTTGTGGGAGGAGTTTGACAAAAATGATACGATTTTCCGAGACAAATTCTCGGAACATATGGATCACGAGTATTTTCAGAAGGACTATTTCCAACTGGTACGTCAGGCAGCGGATCTCATGAGGAGTGATGTAAGTCGTCGTCTTTTAGCTATTGAAGAAATAGAAGATGGCGCAAGAAAGATGCCTGACCAAGAAAAATATCCCAAGGAGAAACTAAATGAAACTCAGACCGTGGAGTTGAATAATCCAACAGGAAAAGGAGCAATTCCAAAACCAAGTATccgcaattcaatttcaaaaccGAATTTCCAAACAAATTCAAACCAAGAACCCCAATATACAATTAACCAGATGAATAACAAGACaagatttaatttaatattaaatatattgaAAAGATCTTTAGACAAGGTCGATGAGCAGTCCTTGTTGAATAAAGGTCTACAGTTTcgtcaaattaaaataagaagttTGGAACAGAATTGGGATGAGATCACTTGTTTATATCGGAAATTGGACCAGGAATTGGATGCAGAGGAAGTAGAAGACTACTTTGATATACAAGAAAAGCTTGAGGAGACGTTATTGATGTTAGCAACTAGCGTCGCACCATCCCAAGAAACAGCAACTGACCCAAAACCTTCAAATATAATGATGAAGCTGCCAAAAATTGAGCTCCCTAAATTTGATGGAGAATACTTAAACTGGTTGCAATTTCATGACTTGTTCAAGCAAATGATTCATGATCAGCCTATCCCACCagcacaaaaattatatttcctaAGAGCAAATGTTACAGGAAAAGCCAAGGAATTAATCCGAAATTTCAAGCCAACTGATAGCAACTACGAGGTAGCTTGGGGTGTCCTTGTTGAACGCTTCAACAATAAAAGATTACTATTGACTGCACAACTAAACAAGCTATTGATTCAATCAGCTACAACAGCAACAAGTTCAAGTTTAAGAAAACTACATGATAACACGAAGGAGTGCTTGCAAGTTATTTCCAACCTTAATGTCGATATCGAAAGTTGGGATCCGATCGTCGTTCATTGTCTGCTGCAAAAACTGGACAAAGAGAGCAGAGAAAAATTCGAGTTTACGATCAAGGATCCGAGAAACAGTCCATCCATTGAAGAGTTTCTGAAGTTCGTTGAGGCCAGATTTCAGACTCTAGAGGCCATTAACCCAAAAGATGGAGGAAGGATGAAGTATCAAAGCCTGGAAGTCACCAGCTGCGATACTGGGAAAAAGTCAACCATGGTCATTGCGCCCAAGAGCGATCAGGAACTAATTTGTCATTTCTGCAATTCAAGTAAGCATGGTATATacaattgcaataaatttttgtcTCTTTCAGGTATAGAACGAGGAAAAGCTGTCCATAAACTGATGTTGTGCAGAAATTGTCTCAAGAAAGGCCATTATTCCCAATCATGTATAGCTCGAAGATGCCAAAAATGCAACATGCTCCACAACACGTTACTTcatcaatataaaatacaaaaatctcaAGAAATAAGCAAGGGTCAGTGGGGTGATAATGTATCTTCAAGCAACACTCCACACCAAGTAAACCAGGCAGTAAACCAGGCAGTGAACCAGACAGGAAACCAGGCAGTAAACCAGGCAGGAAACCAGGCAGTAAACCAGGCAGTAAATAACGCAGCAGCAGAAACTCGTGTCCAGAAACGCCACGTATACTTAGCAACAGCAGTGGTCAATGTGATATCTTCGTATGGTGTACGTATCCCATGCAGAGCTCTTCTTGATTCCGGATCTCAGTTGAACTTTGTGACCACATCGTTCATTCAACAGTTAGGTACCAAAAAGTATCGCAAGGATACCGCTATCAGCGGAATAGGAGCACAAGAGTGCAGGTCCGAGTTTGTGGCCTCAATAACATTTGAGTCCAAAACCTCGGACTATAAAGCGACCATTGAAGCGAATCTCATGGCCCGCATAAGTGACTACCAGGCTTGGCAAGAAGTTGATGTGTCATTGTGGAAAATTCCCAATCACATCCAACTTTCAGATCCTTCTTTCTGGAAGGCAAATCAAGTTGACATGCTCTTAGGATCTGAACTTTTTTTCGACCTATTTATACCTGGAGAAGTCAAGATTTCATCAGATCTTCCAACTTTGCGGAATACAAAGTTAGGTTGGGTCGTTGCAGGAGGCGTTTCAGCCTCAAATTCTAATTCAAACTTTAATTGCCATATTGTAACGAAGCCATCGTTAACATCAATGGACAAACTTGTTCGTTCATCCTGGGAAACAGAAAGCCATGACACTCCTATTGATGCTGAAACCGAGGAAGAACATCAGTGCGAAGAACATTTCAAGAAGAACACCACAATGAATTCCGAAGGTAAATTTGTTGTGACATTACCATTTAAACAGGATCCTATAATATCTTTAGGGGACTCCATGTCATCAGCaagaaaaaggtttttttcattcgaaaacaAGCTAAACAAGGATGAAGAACTCAAAACATCCTACATTAGCTTCATGCAAGAATATGAAGCATTAGGTCACATGACACCATTGAAAAATGGTATTATTCCAAGGGGGCACTACGTCATACCTCATCATTGCGTCATGAAACCCGAAAGTTCAACAACAAAACTTCGAGTAGTTTTTGATGCATCTGCTAAAACCACTTCTGGTCTCTCACTCAATGATATACTTATGGTCAACAGTTCAACCAGATCTTTTCTCAATTGTTCTAAAATTCAGAATGCACCGATATGTATTTACTGCGGACATAACAAAGATGTATCGTCAGGTCTTATTACGAGAGGAAGATCAAGCTTTCCAACATATTTATTGGAGACCAAGAACCGATATGCCACTGCagctttataaattaaataccgTCACCTATGGCACAGCCTCTGCTACCTATTTAGCAACCAGATGTATTGTGAAACTAGCTGATGACAAACAAGAAACATTTTATAGAGCTTCACAAGCCGTTAAAAACAATGTTTACGTGGATGATTGTTTGGCAGGTGCAGACAACATTGATGACGCTCATGAGTTACTTAATTAGATTATTTGTCTACTCAAATCAGGtaactttcaattaaaaaagttttgtgctaACAATCCCATGATTTTAAAAGATATACCTGAAGACGATAAAGAGAAACTAGTAACATTCCATCAATCTGAGATAATTAAAACTTTAGGATTAATATGGGATCCTTCACTAGATGTTTTCAAATTCAGCTTTAATGACGAAaaggtaaataaaataaacacacaGATAACAAAACGAACAGTGTTGGCAGATCTTGCAAGACTTTTCGACCCTCTTGGTTTACTCGGACCAATAATCGTAATTGGTAAGATATTCTTACAAGAGTTGTGGAAATTAAATATGACTTGGGATAATAAGTTTGAAACTGAAAAGGCTCAAAAGTGGATAAACTATATTGCCCAGTTTTCACACTTGAACATGTTAAATGTTCCACGATATGTCCTTATTCCCTCCGCCAAAACAATCGAATTTCATGCCTTTTCGGATAGCAGTTTATTTGCAAGATCAGTTGATGAAAACAACAAAAGCTTTTGCCAACTTATGTGTTCAAGCATAGCCCGCCTAGAACTACAAGCAGCAGTCCTTATGGTGGAATTAGTGGATAGACTAATTCAAATTCTTCCGAAGAAAATTGACAAGGTATGCTATTATACAGATTCAACAACCGTTTTAGCTTGGCTTAAATCACCTTCTTACACCTGGGAGACGTTTGTTGCAAATAGGGTTGCGAAAATACAATCGCTCTCAGAGTTTCATCAATGGCAATTTATCAAGGGCCAACTCAATCCTGCAGATTTGGTGTCAAGAGGATCAAGATTAGAAGTACTATTCAAGTCACAAATATGGTTTCAAGGTCCAGAATTCCTAAGAAATGGGGAAACAAGTCCCTTCAATGAATACGATTTTCCAGAGGTTATTCCAGAAAGACGCAAGAAGAAATCGGTTTTGTCAGTAGCAACTCAAAATGAGCTTAGCTTGATAGAAAACATCAATTACAGaaattcatttttcacattaagaaaaatatttgcattttgttttagATTCTATTATAATTGTAGAAGACCAAAAGAATTACGAAATACAGGCCAACTAACGGTTAATGAGTTAAAGCAAGGAACCCGGTGGATTATGGTTTACACTCAAAGAACCTCATTTAAAGAAGATTATCATGTCTTAGAAGGAAGAAGGCTTGTAAATAGAAATTCATCTATAGCATCGCTTACTCcctattttgatgaaaaaactaaattaattcgAGTCGGTGGAAGATTGGCCTATGCGAAGATCTCTCCAGATGCTAAGCATAAAATTCTAAT
Proteins encoded in this region:
- the LOC129906675 gene encoding uncharacterized protein LOC129906675, whose translation is MASKNNDLSIESIAAAQQQIGDSICTVVRNYNKDGPTRKTLDYLIKKRDQLEDLWEEFDKNDTIFRDKFSEHMDHEYFQKDYFQLVRQAADLMRSDVSRRLLAIEEIEDGARKMPDQEKYPKEKLNETQTVELNNPTGKGAIPKPSIRNSISKPNFQTNSNQEPQYTINQMNNKTRFNLILNILKRSLDKVDEQSLLNKGLQFRQIKIRSLEQNWDEITCLYRKLDQELDAEEVEDYFDIQEKLEETLLMLATSVAPSQETATDPKPSNIMMKLPKIELPKFDGEYLNWLQFHDLFKQMIHDQPIPPAQKLYFLRANVTGKAKELIRNFKPTDSNYEVAWGVLVERFNNKRLLLTAQLNKLLIQSATTATSSSLRKLHDNTKECLQVISNLNVDIESWDPIVVHCLLQKLDKESREKFEFTIKDPRNSPSIEEFLKFVEARFQTLEAINPKDGGRMKYQSLEVTSCDTGKKSTMVIAPKSDQELICHFCNSSKHGIYNCNKFLSLSGIERGKAVHKLMLCRNCLKKGHYSQSCIARRCQKCNMLHNTLLHQYKIQKSQEISKGQWGDNVSSSNTPHQVNQAVNQAVNQTGNQAVNQAGNQAVNQAVNNAAAETRVQKRHVYLATAVVNVISSYGVRIPCRALLDSGSQLNFVTTSFIQQLGTKKYRKDTAISGIGAQECRSEFVASITFESKTSDYKATIEANLMARISDYQAWQEVDVSLWKIPNHIQLSDPSFWKANQVDMLLGSELFFDLFIPGEVKISSDLPTLRNTKLGWVVAGGVSASNSNSNFNCHIVTKPSLTSMDKLVRSSWETESHDTPIDAETEEEHQCEEHFKKNTTMNSEGKFVVTLPFKQDPIISLGDSMSSARKRFFSFENKLNKDEELKTSYISFMQEYEALGHMTPLKNGIIPRGHYVIPHHCVMKPESSTTKLRVVFDASAKTTSGLSLNDILMVNSSTRSFLNCSKIQNAPICIYCGHNKDVSSGLITRGRSSFPTYLLETKNRYATAAL